ATTAATGTGTAAGCAGGTCAGTCTTGTCCATTAAACCAGGCTGTGTGCCTAGAAACTCTTACTGAGTTCGGTTTTTCGATGCTTatgggatgtggagagaatcTTCCAACAGCCTCTGGCAATTTTGTACATCCAGATTGTGTTGAGAATATCCAGAGCAACGCTCGATATGATCCAAGCACACTGCGGCCCGAGCCCGAGACGGTGGAAGGCGGCTGTGCCGAAGCTGGAAGCCACTTGCTGGTAGTAGGACGGAATCACAGCGATGCGTACAAGGAAGAAGCTGACGGACATGGCCATGCCGTTCAGCAGCACCAGCCTGGTGCTTCGGGGGAAGCCCAGAACCTCAAAGAACCATCTGCAGTGAAACACAATGCATTCGTTGGCACACTCCTCCTACCACCAGGGGCAGTGTAGGTCCCCATCCCACCATCCACAGAGTGCCAGTCACTTCCTCAACAACCAGGGGCAGTGCctccaccccatccaccaccaggGGCAATGGCAAGTGCACAGGAATCTTCATCGTGGATGGTCTATGACCAGGAAGCACTATCTCTGCTCACCCTTGGACTTGATTGCTGCTTTTTACGTGGTTGGCTGCATCATCCATTATTACCCGGCAGAATAGAACATCCCTCACCTGGTTCTGCGCTGACCCATCCCTGGATAACTGCCAGACAGAATATGCTGCAACGGTTTCTCCTCCCAACTCCAGATATATTAAGGATCCCCTCACCATCACCAACCCCATAGACCTTGGCTGCTTAACTAGATTAAAGGAGCTGTGATACATGTGTGAGCTATAAGTGGTGTGTAGAGCCTACAGAGACGGCGATTCACATTCTACTTTGTGTGAGCTGGAGCTTCTGCTGAACAGCATAACACCAAACAGGGCAAATGAGATGGccattatttttaattgaagttTCAATCAGAAAAGGAAAGGCACAGCTCGGCGcctctgaaactgtgcccccacGAGCTCCTGTAACCTTGGGTTATGCCCCGTTACCCGCGAGACAGGGTCAGATACAAAAAAAGTCCAAAACTGAAAGACAACTTACCGCTGGTTTACAAAGGGTGTGGAGAGTTCTGCAATCAATCGGAAATTAGCAAAGTAAGGTAGGAGACCACGAGCCTGTGAAGGAGAACCGAGGTGATAAAAGTGATCCAGGGCAAGAATGGGAACAGACTATCGGGATTATTCCTGCACCCACCAAAGATCGATGAGGAAAGCTGCTCGCCTCCTGACTTACCAGCACGTACTGGTAGGCATAGAGCGCTGCCAAGTGGTGGCTGATGAAATACCTGTCTCCTAATGTCTTCCAGTGCCACAGGAGAAGCACTAAATCTGCAATAAGATTGAGAGTGTAAGCCAG
The DNA window shown above is from Pristis pectinata isolate sPriPec2 chromosome 31, sPriPec2.1.pri, whole genome shotgun sequence and carries:
- the LOC127584960 gene encoding TLC domain-containing protein 4-B-like isoform X1, whose translation is MWSGSRSSWQNPNWAPVSRLLVLFHVITPRLSALLSWGYSSLSLAQKTEWHSRMIPGMQGLTYEEHLSALGPCSLEYRRMRGDLNRNISNVERIGQSRCGDVVSPGGCVSTIHALVVGGLALYILWFDDNVNRDRIWGDPRLVKVNIAIASGYLINDLVLLLWHWKTLGDRYFISHHLAALYAYQYVLVSQEASSFPHRSLARGLLPYFANFRLIAELSTPFVNQRWFFEVLGFPRSTRLVLLNGMAMSVSFFLVRIAVIPSYYQQVASSFGTAAFHRLGLGPQCAWIISSVALDILNTIWMYKIARGCWKILSTSHKHRKTELSKSF
- the LOC127584960 gene encoding TLC domain-containing protein 4-B-like isoform X5, translating into MWSGSRSSWQNPNWAPVSRLLVLFHVITPRLSALLSWGYSSLSLAQKTEWHSRCVSTIHALVVGGLALYILWFDDNVNRDRIWGDPRLVKVNIAIASGYLINDLVLLLWHWKTLGDRYFISHHLAALYAYQYVLVSQEASSFPHRSLARGLLPYFANFRLIAELSTPFVNQRWFFEVLGFPRSTRLVLLNGMAMSVSFFLVRIAVIPSYYQQVASSFGTAAFHRLGLGPQCAWIISSVALDILNTIWMYKIARGCWKILSTSHKHRKTELSKSF
- the LOC127584960 gene encoding TLC domain-containing protein 4-B-like isoform X3, whose amino-acid sequence is MWSGSRSSWQNPNWAPVLFHVITPRLSALLSWGYSSLSLAQKTEWHSRMIPGMQGLTYEEHLSALGPCSLEYRRMRGDLNRNISNVERIGQSRCGDVVSPGGCVSTIHALVVGGLALYILWFDDNVNRDRIWGDPRLVKVNIAIASGYLINDLVLLLWHWKTLGDRYFISHHLAALYAYQYVLVSQEASSFPHRSLARGLLPYFANFRLIAELSTPFVNQRWFFEVLGFPRSTRLVLLNGMAMSVSFFLVRIAVIPSYYQQVASSFGTAAFHRLGLGPQCAWIISSVALDILNTIWMYKIARGCWKILSTSHKHRKTELSKSF
- the LOC127584960 gene encoding TLC domain-containing protein 4-B-like isoform X7; its protein translation is MDGSYLVVVGSFFIFQVLFHVITPRLSALLSWGYSSLSLAQKTEWHSRCVSTIHALVVGGLALYILWFDDNVNRDRIWGDPRLVKVNIAIASGYLINDLVLLLWHWKTLGDRYFISHHLAALYAYQYVLARGLLPYFANFRLIAELSTPFVNQRWFFEVLGFPRSTRLVLLNGMAMSVSFFLVRIAVIPSYYQQVASSFGTAAFHRLGLGPQCAWIISSVALDILNTIWMYKIARGCWKILSTSHKHRKTELSKSF
- the LOC127584960 gene encoding TLC domain-containing protein 4-B-like isoform X2, which produces MDGSYLVVVGSFFIFQVLFHVITPRLSALLSWGYSSLSLAQKTEWHSRMIPGMQGLTYEEHLSALGPCSLEYRRMRGDLNRNISNVERIGQSRCGDVVSPGGCVSTIHALVVGGLALYILWFDDNVNRDRIWGDPRLVKVNIAIASGYLINDLVLLLWHWKTLGDRYFISHHLAALYAYQYVLVSQEASSFPHRSLARGLLPYFANFRLIAELSTPFVNQRWFFEVLGFPRSTRLVLLNGMAMSVSFFLVRIAVIPSYYQQVASSFGTAAFHRLGLGPQCAWIISSVALDILNTIWMYKIARGCWKILSTSHKHRKTELSKSF
- the LOC127584960 gene encoding TLC domain-containing protein 4-B-like isoform X6, encoding MDGSYLVVVGSFFIFQVLFHVITPRLSALLSWGYSSLSLAQKTEWHSRCVSTIHALVVGGLALYILWFDDNVNRDRIWGDPRLVKVNIAIASGYLINDLVLLLWHWKTLGDRYFISHHLAALYAYQYVLVSQEASSFPHRSLARGLLPYFANFRLIAELSTPFVNQRWFFEVLGFPRSTRLVLLNGMAMSVSFFLVRIAVIPSYYQQVASSFGTAAFHRLGLGPQCAWIISSVALDILNTIWMYKIARGCWKILSTSHKHRKTELSKSF
- the LOC127584960 gene encoding TLC domain-containing protein 4-B-like isoform X4 → MWSGSRSSWQNPNWAPVSRLLVLFHVITPRLSALLSWGYSSLSLAQKTEWHSRMIPGMQGLTYEEHLSALGPCSLEYRRMRGDLNRNISNVERIGQSRCGDVVSPGGCVSTIHALVVGGLALYILWFDDNVNRDRIWGDPRLVKVNIAIASGYLINDLVLLLWHWKTLGDRYFISHHLAALYAYQYVLARGLLPYFANFRLIAELSTPFVNQRWFFEVLGFPRSTRLVLLNGMAMSVSFFLVRIAVIPSYYQQVASSFGTAAFHRLGLGPQCAWIISSVALDILNTIWMYKIARGCWKILSTSHKHRKTELSKSF